The DNA window AGAAAGTATTTCTGTATTGAAAGATGCCGCTGCTGCAATTTATGGTACTAAAGCTGGTGCTGGTGTAATTCTTGTAACAACTAAACGCGGTAAGGAAGGTAGAGTGAAGGTTACTTATTCTGGTAGTGTTCACACAAATATTGTAGGTAATAAGTTCCCGGTTGCTAATGGTCAGACTTGGGCACAAATGTTGTGTCATGCAACAGAAAATGATGCTTATGCTTTGTTAGACAAGAATGGTAATCCACAATATAGTTGGTGGATGTGGCCGGAAGATGTCTGGAAAACAATGGCTAATGGTGAGAGATATGAAGGTGTTGTAGCTGGCTTATGGCGTGTACTTGATCCTTCTTCAGATCAGTTTGATGCTGTGTATGGCAATACTTGGGGACAATCTCATAATATTAACATCTCGGGTGGTACTGACAAACTGAAAGTTATGACTTCTTTGGGTTATGCAAAGGACCGTTCATTGGTTGATATTGTTTTTGATGGTCAAAAGAAGTACAACTTCCGTACTAATGCAGATTATAAAGTAAATGATTGGATTAAAACAGAATTCAATGTTTCTTATGATAAACGTATTACTGATGTTCCTACTCAGGGTGTAGGTAATGGTATTCAGGACTTCTATATCTTTCCATTGTATAATGAATACGGACAGTTCTATGATACATTTGGTAATAACAACTTGTTAGCGAAATTGGTTGAAGGCGGCCGTACAAAAAGTACAGAAGAAATCCTTAGATTAGGTGGAAAAGTAACTTTAGATCTCGCTAAATTAACAAAAGGTCTTACAGTATCAGGAAGTGCAAATGTGCGTCTTCGCAAACACTGGGAAGTAGCACGTCAGAATAAAGTGACAATGTATGACTGGTCGGGTGAAACGACTACTGCAGATGGAAATCCTGATTATTCTTTGGGTACTGGTTCTATTAAGAGTCAGACTACAGATGCTAACTGCTGGGTAAAAAATACCTATGAAGATGTTCTTTATCAAACATATAATGCATTTGTTAATTATAACCGTGAATTTGCCGGACACAATATTGGTGTAATGGCTGGTATCACAGGTGAGAAAACTCAATATCAGAAACTTTATGGTTATCGTAAAAATATGTCATCTAATGATTTGGATGATATCAATTTAGGTGATGCAACAACAGCAGAAGCCACAGGAGGTAGTAATAACGTAGGTATGATCTCTTATTTAGGTCGTTTGAACTACGATTATAAAGGAATCTATTTATTAGAAGGTTTGTTCCGTCGTGATGGTTCTTCTAAGTTCTCTAAAGATAATCGTTGGGCTAATTTCGCAGGAGTTTCTGCCGGTGTTCGTTTCTCTGAATTTAATTTCATAAAGGATCTTGGTATCTTTGATAACTTGAAACTCCGTGCTTCTTACGGTGAAACAGGTTCACAAACAGGTATTGGTAATTATGACTATATATCATCTGTTGCTACAGGTACTACAATTTTTGGATATAACGGAGCAAAATATACTACAGCATATGTAAATGGTATGACTTCTTCAAACCGTACATGGGAACGTGTAGGAACAACAAACTTTGGTCTTGATTTTGCAGTTTTGAATAATCGTTTATCAGGAACATTTGAATATTATATCCGTGAAAACAATGGTATGTTGATTTCTATGACATATCCTCAAACACTAGGTGCTTCTGCTCCAAAAACTAATAATGGTAACTTTCAGGCTAAGGGTTGGGAATTAT is part of the uncultured Bacteroides sp. genome and encodes:
- a CDS encoding TonB-dependent receptor; translated protein: MKQSDQKKKANKSLLSKMILACMLMLIASVASFAQNAKVIGTVTDEKGEPIIGASIFVKGTSTGTITDVEGNFTVNAPAKGKLVVSYIGYVKQEVTITGNKVKISLKEDAQTLDEVVVVGYGVQKKATLSGSVSQVMGDEVLKGKATQSMASALQGTIPGLTITRTSSRPGNEGTDITLRGGISVNATDPMILIDGVEAYQWELSQINPNDVESISVLKDAAAAIYGTKAGAGVILVTTKRGKEGRVKVTYSGSVHTNIVGNKFPVANGQTWAQMLCHATENDAYALLDKNGNPQYSWWMWPEDVWKTMANGERYEGVVAGLWRVLDPSSDQFDAVYGNTWGQSHNINISGGTDKLKVMTSLGYAKDRSLVDIVFDGQKKYNFRTNADYKVNDWIKTEFNVSYDKRITDVPTQGVGNGIQDFYIFPLYNEYGQFYDTFGNNNLLAKLVEGGRTKSTEEILRLGGKVTLDLAKLTKGLTVSGSANVRLRKHWEVARQNKVTMYDWSGETTTADGNPDYSLGTGSIKSQTTDANCWVKNTYEDVLYQTYNAFVNYNREFAGHNIGVMAGITGEKTQYQKLYGYRKNMSSNDLDDINLGDATTAEATGGSNNVGMISYLGRLNYDYKGIYLLEGLFRRDGSSKFSKDNRWANFAGVSAGVRFSEFNFIKDLGIFDNLKLRASYGETGSQTGIGNYDYISSVATGTTIFGYNGAKYTTAYVNGMTSSNRTWERVGTTNFGLDFAVLNNRLSGTFEYYIRENNGMLISMTYPQTLGASAPKTNNGNFQAKGWELSVNWNDKIGDDFKYRVGVSLSDAKTKITKYTGAVAIANGMNNKVGASSFIEGKPLNSLYVYKTDGYLQTADEVSAYYTSITQKSGGIQPTQNTSNQLISGCVKKVDLSGDGRITTDDLYYYGDANPHYQFGLNLGATYKGFDFTMFVQGVGQQYIAREGQLASPWFSGYTNQNVTFWGNTWTADHVDARYPIMSRNGSRNNWNYKQYNDININNCWYARAKNVVLGYTLPKSLVRKATIENIRFYLSADNLFEFSNVKDGFDPESKAATGQGNVDVYARTISFGVDLTF